aaaggtTTCTATCCTAAAACATAgatacaaaaaatatacaatCATATCCAATCATAACTATTGTAGATCTGTACATATCTTAATATCCTCTCCCTCAAGTTGGAGGGTGTAGGTTTCGAACTTCCAACTCGACAGACAAGAAATGCTGGAAACACCTTCTTACCAAGTGCCTACGTCACAATATTAACAAGTTGCAACTTTTTCGAAACATGTTTTGTTGTAACAAAATTTCTCACGATCTTATCTCTTATGAAATGATAATTAATTCCAATAGGCTTCGTCCTTTCATAAATGATATTAATTTCCATATGAATTGCTGAAATGTTATCACAATAAAACGTAATTGGTTTGTCAAAGGAGATGCCAAATGTAGTCAGTATATTTTTCAACCAAATAAACTCTTGAACTGTATCCGGAATTGCCTTGTATTCTTCCTCCGTCGACGAGCGAGAGATTGTGTCTTGTTTGAATGTTTTCCAAAAAACCGGTAACCCACCTAGCTGAATAAATCAGGCCGTTAAAGATATCCGTATGATGGGACATGCTCCTCAGTCCACATCACACCAGACACTCAAAGACAACGGCTGCCATGCCTTAAGTAATATTCTCTATCATGGGTTTCATTTCAGATATTGTACACACGAATGGCTGCATCCCAATGCTCTTGTTTCAGAGCTTGCATAAATTGTGAAAGAGTATGAATTGAATATGAAACTCATGTCTCTTTACTCTCAAGTAAATCAATCTTCCAACTAAACGTCGATATCTAGTCGGTTCTGAAATCGTGCACCTTCAACCAACGCAAATTGGTGATCCTTATCCATCGGAAACGACGCAGGCTTTGAACCAAGAAGTCATACTTCAGTGATAATGTCTAGAGAAAAATTCCGTTGGCATAAGTAGATCCCTGAAGCATTATGATATACCTAAAAGATACTTTAGAAGACCTATGTATTTCATCTTAAAGCATTTAATCAAGTTGGCCATAAAGTTTTCAATAACCTGCGGAGAACTTCCCATCCACATAGATTAGTACATCAATCTGAATATCTTTACTCTCAAAGACGAATAGTGAGTAGTCAGATATTGATTGCACAAAACCATACTCTTTTAGTGATTTTGTCAACTTGGCAAACCAGCATCTCGGTGTTTGTTTAAGACCATAATAAAATTTCTGTAATCAACATAATTTATTCTTGTCCTCCACATGAAAACCAGGTAGTAATTTCGTAAACACCTCCTCCATAAGGTCACCATGCAAAAATGCATTATGCACATCCATATGTTGTACTTCCAAATATCTGGCAGCCACTACCTCAAGAAAGCACTGTGGTCATTTTTCGCAACTGGTGCAAATGTTTCAGTAAAATCTTCTCCTTTTAATTGGTGATTACCAAACTTTAGCTTTATATCGTTCTATTGTTCCATCTGatatatttgatataataaACTCATCGACAACCTAGAGCCTTACTCATATTTGATACAATAAACTCATATTCTTGTATCAAATATAGCAGATGGAATAATAGAACGATATAAAGCTAAAGTTTGGTAATCACCAAGTAGAAGGAGAAGATTTTACTGAAACATTTACACCAGTTGCAAAAAATGAGAACAAACTGCTTTCTTGAGGTAGTGGCTGCCAGAGATTTGGAAGTATAGCAGATGGATGTGCATTATGCATTTTTGCATGGTGACCTTTTGGAGGAGGTGTTTACAAAATTGCTACCTGGATTTCGTGTGGAGGACAAGAATAAAGTATGTCGATTACACAAATTTCTTTATGGTCTTAAAAACACATTGAGATGCTACTTTGCCAAGTTGACAAAAGTAATAAAAGAATATGGTTTTGTGCAGTCGATTTCTGAAGAACTCACTATTTATATTTGAGAGTAAATGCATTTAAATTCATGTACTCATCTATGTGGATGATTTAATCACCATGGAAAGTTCTCCACAAGTGATTTCAAACTTCAAGGCCTACTTGAGTAATTGATTTAAGATGAAAGACATAggtattttcaagtattttttgggtATAGAAGTAGTTTGTAATGCTTTAGGGATCTACTTATGCCAACAAAATTTTGCTATTGACACTATCACTGAAGCAAGACTTCTTGGTGTAAAGCCTGCATGCAGTGGAACAGAATTACTAACTTGTGTTGGTTAAAGGTGCGACAATTTCAGAACTGACTAGTTTGAAGATTGATTTACTTGAGAGTAACCAAACATGAGTTGTCGTATACAACTCATACTCTTTCCCAATTTTTGCAAGCTCCAAAATAGAAGCATTGGGATGCTCCATTCGTGTGGTATGATATATGAAATGGAACCCAAGAAATGGAATATAACTTAAGGCAGGGCAACCTTTGACTTTGAATGCTTGGTGTGATGCTCACAAATCTGCAAACTTGTGGAATAAGAATACTATTGTTgactttctctctttcttaaaACCCTTTCTACCAAAAGTAGAGTAGTCGGGGTTTCATCCGCCGTTGCCGGCGGCCTTCTCTCCAATGCTCCTATGTTTTTTCCTTTGCCTCCTCCGCTCCTTATCCTCCTTTGTCAATATGTCAAGACTCTAGTGAGCGGCCTGTCTTCAGTTCCCAGATCTGGGACGCCGGTGACGTTTTCTGTTCGACGGTCGTCTTCTTCCGGAATGGCGATGAGGCAAAGGCGGTTTGGATGTGGTGAGCTAGTGTTGGCTCCTTCTCCTCTATCTTCGTGTCTCGGTTTAGGACAAGTCTTCTTCTATGCTCAGATTGGATTTTGACGGGGTTTCAGTAAATGCTTCTGCCGGCGGTGTCATCAGAAGCTCTCCAACATCGTGTCTAGAGTCTCTGGCTTGGTGGTGCGTCGAGTTGTCTACGCTTAGGCGTCATCGGCTTGTTACTCTGCTCCGGTCTTCGTCTTTCAGTTCATGGCGAGATACCCTACCATTAGTCAAGGAAGCCACAACTCAAACCGGTCTTTACTCGTTGGGTAAACTCGCCACAGAGTTGATCCAGGGGAGAAGCCACAGCCAACACAATACGGGCATGTGCACCCacaatttttcaaaaagttGTTATTTTGTAAAGTAAAATTATTAGATAAAAtagaaaactctttttttttgcaccCACTGATTCATTTTTTACACGTAGTGCACCCATCATACTTAATGTCTAGATTCGCCACTGAGTTGATCTGGTTGTTTTCAGGCATGGAACTCTTCGGTTTTATTCATCATTGTGCTTAAACGTCAGTGGAGATTGCGAGCGTGAGGAAATCGTCAAGAACTAGCTACACCGATGCTAGCATAAGATGTACCGGTAACCAAGGAAAAGAGGTGAACGCCACCTTCGAATGTTTACCATCATCGGTTGAATACGTATATTGATAATTTGAAGTTTACAAAACTATCTAGCAGAACGTGCTGGTATAGTGGTGGTTGAACGAAGCTAGAAATGTTACGTTAGCTGTAGATCATTTTGTTGGAATCACGTTTGTAATCAAACCTTGAATTCTCGTTTTGGACAGactaataaaaattactattattaaaaaaaaagaatactacTATTGTCTACAGCAAACCAAATTACTAAAAGCATTAAAATAATCAATATGCGTGTTTATTTCGGTTTTTCTGAAAGCAATCCGAAACCAAAAAGACTATGTACCAAACAGaaccaacccaaaaaaaattgaataccTAATCGAACAACAATTTAACCTATCCGAACGAAACCCGAAACCTTCCACGCATAGGAACTGAACCATTTGGATTCAACCTTCTTCCTAATcacataatttgtttttctcAAGAGCTTTCTTTCTCCATTTCTCCTTCTCAACAAAATCAGCATCCAAGAACCTCGAAACAAacccccaaaccctaaaaacaTCATCAAAATTCGTCATAAACCCTAACCTAACACACACCACCGACACTCTCAAACTCAGGTTTTGTTTCTCATCGCTTCCCTTCTTGTTCTTCCCAATCCTACTAATCTTCTGCAGATACGCACATCTCAAACCGATCTTCTCCCTCTCCGCGAGCCTCTCCACTAGCAAAGGATCAACCTTCTCGCCTTGCCAGTCAAAAACGTTGAACGAGATCGACGGTCCACGCTTCGGTCTGGTCTTAGGCCCACAGATTTTGACAAGATGCATCTCTGGTTGGTGAGAGCCTGGGTGTTTTAGAGACGTCAACGCTCGAACCAGCCATAAAGTCAGAGACTTTAGCCTTCTACTGATCAGTACTAGACCCAGTGAGTCTGCGTCGTCTAACCCTCGAAACTCAATAATGGTtttatcgtcttcttcttcgacTTCAACTATGTCAGTGTGGTCCAAAGAACTTTCTCCAAGGGCATTTTCGTCATTTTCCCAAGCTGGCTCTGCTTTAACGACCGTGAGATTCGCCGGATTTGTGATGTGTTCTGGTGCTTCTGACAAAGCTTGAGAGCTAGATTTCTTGACGAACAAGCAACCAAAACCGGGACCATCGTCTTGACCTAAAACCTCTGTAAAAGAACATATGAGAAAGTCTGGTCGGAACAGAGAAAGCCCTAATGTCTCCATGTCTTTAGAGCTTAAAGCAGCGGTGTCTAGCAAGACATGCCACTCGTTTTCGTGTGCTAAACTCATCCACGAGTAAGAATACGAAGCTCCCGTGACGAGAGATTGAAGTGGAAACACAAAGAGTCCTCTTttgtctcttcttctcttgCTCCGAGCAATGTTCCTCTTCAGTTTCTCCGACACAATCTCAGTGCTCGGCCA
The sequence above is drawn from the Brassica napus cultivar Da-Ae chromosome A8, Da-Ae, whole genome shotgun sequence genome and encodes:
- the LOC106368464 gene encoding molybdenum cofactor sulfurase; this translates as MSSHFLQEASEACFNGCCSSPFSTQSITKKQEEEEDHEFSLITTGASFLTRDIKFTSQESLPSLHTSFYDLITAFPDYLQTSQADHLRTTEYQNLSYSSSHVLLNHTGQQQPLFSYSQSISGSDQSLFTLSRKQVSSGEELLSFATEESRFQTRMRRRITSFMNLEESEYHMILTQDRSSAFKILAELYCFKTCLNLLTVYNYEDEAVEEMIRISEKKGVKPKAAEFSWPSTEIVSEKLKRNIARSKRRRDKRGLFVFPLQSLVTGASYSYSWMSLAHENEWHVLLDTAALSSKDMETLGLSLFRPDFLICSFTEVLGQDDGPGFGCLFVKKSSSQALSEAPEHITNPANLTVVKAEPAWENDENALGESSLDHTDIVEVEEEDDKTIIEFRGLDDADSLGLVLISRRLKSLTLWLVRALTSLKHPGSHQPEMHLVKICGPKTRPKRGPSISFNVFDWQGEKVDPLLVERLAEREKIGLRCAYLQKISRIGKNKKGSDEKQNLSLRVSVVCVRLGFMTNFDDVFRVWGFVSRFLDADFVEKEKWRKKALEKNKLCD